In Nicotiana tabacum cultivar K326 chromosome 19, ASM71507v2, whole genome shotgun sequence, one DNA window encodes the following:
- the LOC107803476 gene encoding NAD(P)H:quinone oxidoreductase-like, producing the protein MAAQPVIKVVALCGSLRKGSWNYGLLSAAMEICKESIKGIMEIEYVDISPLPFVNEDLEVNGTYPAAVEAFRKKIEEADCFLFASPEYNYSVTGPLKNAIDWASRPPNVWGDKAAAIVSAGGNFGGGRSHYHLRHIGIYIDLHFINKPEFFLNAFESPPKFDDEGVLTDEESKQRLRQVLLALQAFSLRLKGKLSE; encoded by the exons ATGGCAGCTCAACCAGTAATCAAGGTCGTTGCGCTCTGCGGTTCCCTCCGTAAAGGCTCCTGGAATTATGGTCTCCTCAGTGCTG CGATGGAGATATGCAAGGAATCTATAAAGGGAATAATGGAGATTGAGTACGTGGATATCTCGCCGCTGCCGTTTGTGAACGAGGATCTTGAGGTCAACGGAACTTATCCTGCCGCTGTGGAGGCTTTtcgtaagaaaattgaagaagcaGATTGTTTCCTTTTTGCTTCTCCCGAGTACAATTACTCCGTCACAG GACCCTTGAAAAATGCAATTGATTGGGCATCTCGACCTCCAAATGTTTGGGGTGATAAAGCAGCAGCAATCGTGAGTGCTGGAGGTAACTTCGGTGGAGGACGATCACACTATCACCTTAGACATATAGGAATCTACATTGATCTTCATTTCATTAACAAACCTGAATTTTTCCTGAACGCGTTCGAGTCACCACCAAAGTTTGACGATGAGGGTGTGCTGACAGATGAAGAATCCAAGCAGAGACTTAGACAAGTTCTTTTGGCTTTACAAGCATTTTCTTTGAGACTCAAAGGCAAGCTTAGTGAATAG
- the LOC107803475 gene encoding uncharacterized protein LOC107803475 isoform X1 yields MDLDLALRIGSPPPLRDKSTSNEKRDMEKWEISNRMCMMIMKKAIPETFRGTMSDKVKTAKEFMANIEKVFVKSEKAEIGTLLTSLISMRYQEKSNIREYIMRISHLFSKLKALKLDFSEDLLVHLVLISLPLQFSQFKVSYNSKKETWSLNELISHCVQEEDRLKQEKIESAHLAAVPKDKRKYMKRNNKEAVDTTTQEKQHYEPITYGCFFCQAAGHKKKDCTNHHAWRAKKGTPLNFVCSKVNLISVPRHRWWTDSGIITHITMSIQGCLNYRKPNDGERYIYNSDSKSVKVEAIGTFRLLLRTDFI; encoded by the coding sequence ATGGATCTCGATCTCGCGTTAAGGATTGGTTCTCCACCACCTCTTAGAGATAAGAGTACCTCTAATGAAAAGAGAGATATGGAAAAGTGGGAGATATCAAATCGCATGTGTATGATGATCATGAAGAAAGCCATTCCAGAAACATTCAGGGGCACTATGTCCGACAAGGTTAAGACGGCTAAAGAGTTTATGGCTAATATTGAAAAAGTATTTGTCAAGAGTGAAAAGGCTGAAATTGGTACACTCTTGACAAGTCTGATTTCAATGAGGTATCAAGAAAAAAGTAACATCAGGGAGTACATCATGCGAATATCTCATCTTTTTTCTAAGTTGAAAGCACTTAAGTTGGACTTCTCTGAGGACTTGCTAGTGCATTTGGTTTTGATATCCCTTCCACTACAATTTAGTCAGTTTAAGGTGAGCTATAATAGTAAGAAAGAGACTTGGTCTCTAAATGAGCTCATCTCACACTGTGTCCAGGAAGAGGATAGACTGAAGCAGGAAAAGATAGAAAGTGCTCACTTAGCCGCTGTACCTAAGGACAAAAGGAAATACATGAAGAGAAATAATAAGGAAGCCGTGGATACAACAACACAAGAGAAACAACATTATGAACCAATTACATATGGTTGTTTCTTTTGTCAAGCTGCAGGTCATAAAAAGAAGGATTGTACCAACCATCATGCATGGCGTGCAAAGAAAGGTACACCTCTTAATTTTGTTTGTTCTAAGGTTAATTTGATTTCGGTACCAAGACATAGATGGTGGACAGATTCTGGTATAATAACTCACATCACTATGTCTATTCAAGGTTGCCTGAACTATCGAAAGCCTAATGATGGTGAAAGATACATCTACAATAGTGACAGCAAGTCGGTGAAAGTCGAAGCAATTGGAACTTTTAGATTATTGTTAAGAACGGATTTTATTTGA
- the LOC107803475 gene encoding uncharacterized protein LOC107803475 isoform X2 produces the protein MDLDLALRIGSPPPLRDKSTSNEKRDMEKWEISNRMCMMIMKKAIPETFRGTMSDKVKTAKEFMANIEKVFVKSEKAEIGTLLTSLISMRYQEKSNIREYIMRISHLFSKLKALKLDFSEDLLVHLVLISLPLQFSQFKVSYNSKKETWSLNELISHCVQEEDRLKQEKIESAHLAAVPKDKRKYMKRNNKEAVDTTTQEKQHYEPITYGCFFCQAAGHKKKDCTNHHAWRAKKGCLNYRKPNDGERYIYNSDSKSVKVEAIGTFRLLLRTDFI, from the exons ATGGATCTCGATCTCGCGTTAAGGATTGGTTCTCCACCACCTCTTAGAGATAAGAGTACCTCTAATGAAAAGAGAGATATGGAAAAGTGGGAGATATCAAATCGCATGTGTATGATGATCATGAAGAAAGCCATTCCAGAAACATTCAGGGGCACTATGTCCGACAAGGTTAAGACGGCTAAAGAGTTTATGGCTAATATTGAAAAAGTATTTGTCAAGAGTGAAAAGGCTGAAATTGGTACACTCTTGACAAGTCTGATTTCAATGAGGTATCAAGAAAAAAGTAACATCAGGGAGTACATCATGCGAATATCTCATCTTTTTTCTAAGTTGAAAGCACTTAAGTTGGACTTCTCTGAGGACTTGCTAGTGCATTTGGTTTTGATATCCCTTCCACTACAATTTAGTCAGTTTAAGGTGAGCTATAATAGTAAGAAAGAGACTTGGTCTCTAAATGAGCTCATCTCACACTGTGTCCAGGAAGAGGATAGACTGAAGCAGGAAAAGATAGAAAGTGCTCACTTAGCCGCTGTACCTAAGGACAAAAGGAAATACATGAAGAGAAATAATAAGGAAGCCGTGGATACAACAACACAAGAGAAACAACATTATGAACCAATTACATATGGTTGTTTCTTTTGTCAAGCTGCAGGTCATAAAAAGAAGGATTGTACCAACCATCATGCATGGCGTGCAAAGAAAG GTTGCCTGAACTATCGAAAGCCTAATGATGGTGAAAGATACATCTACAATAGTGACAGCAAGTCGGTGAAAGTCGAAGCAATTGGAACTTTTAGATTATTGTTAAGAACGGATTTTATTTGA